A window of the Leucothrix mucor DSM 2157 genome harbors these coding sequences:
- a CDS encoding YcxB family protein, whose amino-acid sequence MSDQPLTFKLTRAEIAELSKYGYMRVERIANAKRKLDIANWVLSLFVVIALASLLRFYDAYKIDFSYLNTSLIFAALGLIGFMAFSSYRRKLHERYAFDDNGFSLGEQTVSFSEDGVAFKTAHSAYSFSWEAIVGIESTDSQIYLYIDNYHALHIPKRALGNGAGQSHWIAFINEQYTRTRS is encoded by the coding sequence ATGAGCGACCAGCCCCTGACATTTAAACTCACCCGAGCCGAGATTGCCGAGCTTAGTAAATATGGTTATATGCGAGTGGAGCGCATTGCCAATGCAAAGCGAAAACTGGATATCGCCAACTGGGTGCTGTCTCTTTTTGTGGTGATCGCACTGGCTAGCCTGCTGCGATTTTATGATGCGTACAAGATCGACTTCAGCTACCTCAATACCTCGCTGATCTTCGCGGCATTGGGCTTGATCGGGTTTATGGCTTTTAGCTCCTACCGACGCAAACTCCACGAACGCTACGCATTCGACGACAATGGCTTTTCACTGGGTGAGCAAACGGTGTCATTTTCAGAAGACGGCGTCGCGTTTAAAACCGCCCATAGCGCGTATTCATTTAGCTGGGAAGCGATCGTCGGCATTGAAAGCACAGATAGTCAGATCTATTTATATATTGATAACTACCATGCATTGCACATTCCCAAACGGGCGTTGGGTAATGGGGCTGGGCAGAGCCATTGGATCGCGTTTATCAATGAACAAT